AGGGATGGTTGACTGGTGTTGATAGTTCAACCAAAAGAACCCATAGACAGTATAATTAGTCTGTTAAATATTATGAGCTCTAAATGTAATAATATGGAACTACCAGTACTAGGCTACTTCTTTGATAGCATTTGGATGGAAAGAAGATCTATTTCCAATGAaactgtatatatatatacttagaTAACAAAAGTGTACTAGAGGCCTATCGTGCTACGCCACTAGTAACGAGACAAATATAAACACTTTCATTAAAACTATGGGCTAATACGGTCACATCGGTTTCCGGTATTGTGGGTCCCATATTGCATCAGATGCCGATTAATTTAGTCTAGCGGTTCTAGAACTTATCGGAACACGCTAGAGCGATCATTTCATTGATGCTTCCTCATAAGCAATCATTGCTATAGAGAACTACCAAAGCTATATTGAACATCAAATAATCATATGGCTTTATGGAAAAAATCATTATATGTTTCAATAAATCCGCATTTTAAATTTTTGCATATAATTTGGAAACAAAATACTGTGCTTGGCCTTTATCTATCAGAAAGAAATTTATCTACTCATGTGCGATGCCATGTCATCGATCCGCATATCCGCAGCCATCCACCAATCAACGCTAAGCACACGGATTGTGTGCTTTCTCAGACATCTCCACGATTTTTCTTAGCCAGCCACATTGTTCCCTCAACTCGCTTTGTTCAGCAAACAGTTGTCCGGCCAGATCCAAACCACAGCCTACTTGCCACTTACCCTAGAAATTGTCCCGCACAATTCACCAGCTGCTCGCTCTCGAGTTCCTCCATCTAAAACCATATCTATTGTGGGTTATGATGAATTATCAATAATAACTTTGTACGTGTAGTTGTAGTATGACTACAACAGTTGATTTAGAATGCTCAAATTTTAGTGAGAATGGTTTGTGCTAGTTTTAGTATGTTATAACCACATAACCTGAGGCTCTCACTTTATTACACTACCAAAAAacaaaatatattttacaaacgATGCTGGCtcattttttaatatttttagagAATTTATATTCTAGTTGTGAACGCTCAACCGGCACAAATGTTAGTCGTCCATACCTAACTCAGGTTTATGTGTGAAGCAGGATCGATGAACACCAAGCTGCTTGGGCTGAAaaaaccatgcatgcatgcctgtATTGGCTTTGGCTCACGCGACAGCTCTCGCTCAGGTGGTGGCGCGCTCACGTGTGCATGTCTCATGCTTGCAGCTTCTTGGCCTGCTAAAACTTGTAAAGTCTTTAGGCAAAAAAGACGGACCTAGTGCTTCTCTACGGTTAAGCCACTGCTTGTCCTCGATCAGTCAATCCATTGATAATAATATATCAAGTAATAATCAGTGCTCCATCTACCATCATGATCTGTAATTGATAAagctttatatttttttttgcgaaacacATTACAAACTAACGCTCACATTACAAACTAAGGCTCACATGATCTGTTGTTGATAAAGCTTTATTTTCAATATCTGACCCAAACCTTGTTCAAAATGATTTTCTTTTctagtatggagggagtatatatgaTGCAAGCGTGGATGCACATGAGTGCGCATTTCACCACTTCCTATACTACAAATGCTGAAGGTGTTATTAGTAGGAAAACAAAGGTGTTAAGAGAAGGTTATAGCTTGATATGTGATGATGCTGAGGTGTGACGTTTAGGCACAGCATAAgatatgggtgcatttggcaatgcgCGTTTACTTTTAACTTTTTGTGCGCCTAACCAATTTCAGGCAtcctccctttctttccagaAGCTACCAAGCCCCGTGGTTACCACCATTAATTTAGCATTTCCATTAAATTAACCCATCCTGGCGACCCTAGCCAATGGGGAGGGAAATCTCGCCTCCTTGATTTGCTTGCTAAATAAAGGAAGGAAAGCAAACTAAAGGAAAGCCAACTTGCAAAGCCACCAGCAAAGGACTAATCTCTCTCTCGTCTTCTTCCACACCTCTGATGCCCCTCCAATAATTTGCCTATCTGGGGAACCAGCTGGGAGCCCTCTCCATCCAGAGCTCCGGCAGGCTGGGTTCTTTCttcccatctctctctctctctctctctctctctctctctctctctctctctctctctctctctctctctctctctctctctccctctctctccctctctccattACTATCCTTGCGTGCCTGCAAGATCAGCCAGAGCTTGAGGATGGGGCGGGGCAAGATAGTCATCCGCCGGATCGACAACTCCACGAGCCGGCAGGTGACATTCTCCAAACGGCGGAACGGGATCTTCAAGAAGGCAAGGGAACTCGCCATCCTCTGCGACGCGGAGGTCGGACTGGTCATCTTCTCCAGCACCGGCCGCCTCTACGAATACGCCAGCACCAGGTTATAACTGATTCCATGGAGTTCTTGCGTACTAGCTTTTAATTTGCCTGTATTTCGGCCTGAAATTTATGCTTCGTTTTTATTTAATTAGCTCCAGACGTATGTGTGTATGTGGTTTCTGCTCGTCAAGTTTCATTCTTTCTGGAAAACTTAATTATTTGCACTTACTTAACTTGAATCAAATGGAGTTCCTCGAGCTACTACATATGTAAGTTTGCAGCCGCTGCTGGCCAGTGGCCATACCCAGAGTTCGGCGAGCTGAGAACAATTTTACAGTGGTTTATATGGACCTCTTTACTTCAGGTTCAGAATAGCTTTTCAGATTTTGATTTACCatcttttcaaatttgatttgtttTCATGTCATTTttaaaggatatatatatataatttgaatTGCCAAAATTCTCCCATCTTTGTTTTTCTCTTAAAGTCAACTAGTACTCCAACCATATGGCAATCACTGCCTCTAGTCAAGGCGGGGTTATTAGGGTTGTGGTTTGCTCGCGCTGACCTTAGATCTAGAAAGGTATCTTGCATGCTTTTGGTGGATTTATGCCTAGAGATGGGAGGGATAAGGAGGTCGATTGGCGAGTTAGATCAAGCACTCCAATATCATCGGATATAGCGGCTAAGTGTGGTAGATCTAGCGGTGTGGCTATCAGAAACACGAAAAAGAGAAGAGGATGCGAAGCATGTGATACTTTGTTGCCTTGTGCACGGAAGAGGGCAAGTTGCATATGCTATCATATAATTGGAAGCATAAGAGGAGTTGGTTGTGTTCCACAACGATGATGCTAGGGGCGGAGCTGCCCTTTGTTGTCAGGGTCTGCTCTTTGTTGTCGGGGTCGGCGGACCCTGATAGATTTGTGCAAAATCAATAGAGATTATTATTCTAtactatttttaaaaaaacaaagaccCCGGTATGCAACACACAAGACCCCAATGCTATTTTGATTGGCTTCGCCCTTGGATGCAGGCTATATTCTTGGCGGTAGTGAGGATTTAAAGAGTAGGAAAAAGTCTACATCACCCCCTCACCTATGGGGGTGAACTATATAATCCCCCAACTATGAAACAGTTTAtatcaccccctgaacttttcaaaaccagtcaaattaccccctaaagcagttttaaaaaatcatagtaaatcacataaaaatcataaaatggaaaatccaattgtgttagactccaaatgagtagatctacacaatgaacatataatatggtatgctttagtatatatttttttgctaTAGTTTTAAATCTATACTTTTCTTCATAGCTGTAAAAAAATGTAATAAagtataccatattatatgttcacagtgtatatctactcatttggagtccaacacaattgaattttctattttatgattttttgtgatttactatgatttttcgaaACTaatttagggggtaatttgaccggttttgaaaagttcagggggtgatatagaccgttTTATAGGTTGGGTAGTTATGTATTCCAATCCCCATAGGTTGgaggtgatatagactttttccttaaaAGTAATATGTGACTATGGCACCAACATGAGAGAAAAGGATGAATACTATCCCACAAGGTGGGAGTATATTTAGGTGGTGATAAGGAGAACCATACTATTAGATCTAGatttaagattttttttaaggaGCAACTATATAAAGGCATATTTTTATGTACTCAATCCACGGTTTTCCGCTAGGTACTGAAAATATGAATATTAGTTATGTACCTCTAGTGTTTATCTATGTGCACATATATGACATTCCTGCGTACATAATTATAACCTTTCAATGGTTTACTTTATCTAAGAAAGTCGAGTTGTCTTAGTAATTAACTCAGTCTGCCTATCTACAATGtagataatatttttttcatattaCGCACAATAAGTTTTATTGGTATGGTGTTGCCCTTTGCGCAGCATGAAGTCAGTAATTGATCGATACGGCAGAGCAaagcaggaggagcagcagcttgTGGCAAACCCTAATACAGAGCTTAAGGTATGTCTTTAATTTAGAAGTGAGCTCAACAGAAATTAGCTAGCTAAATGTTGATCAAATGCATCACATCATCGTTTTCTGCTGATTTTTGTGTTTCTTGTACTTTCTATTATAAAGATTTAGCAAACAAAATCCCAAGGTGTCAACAGTGACAAAAGTAATAAATTAACTATATTAGtaaagaatatatatatatatatatatatagcagacATTGATTGCAGTTTCGTAGCTATAGGCCTATAGTATTTGGTCTGCACTGCACATCATAGTAGAGTAGCTCGAAATGCTGTGCTCAGATCTGAACTGAACCATCATTTGACTAATACTTGAAAGGACGTTAGTACAGGAGCGCTGCATCCACCATATGTGCATCTCCATCGGAAAACTATTTCATGTCTTCTCCCTTGTACGCACGCATCATATATCTCTTTAAAGAAATAGTAAAATGAAAGTCGGTATGTACGAATGTATAGAAAGATAGATATTGCTTAACAGGAAAACATACTTATATGAACATGGCAGTGACGGTGTCCAAAGTTTCACATATGACGGTTAATCGACCTGTTACCACTAATAATAATATAACTTGGAAATACACAAATATGAAAACAGTAATGGACATAAATAGGTAAATGCGCTGACAAGAAAGGCATCTTCTCTTTGCTTCTTTCATCGATCAGTTTACTAACTCTATTATATAAGGCAGATAGCTCGCACCCAAGCAAATAACGAAAATCATTGGGATGATTCAGACAGTTTAATAGATTGAGCAGTAATTATTATCGCTACTGCCATGTTACAGCATATACCATTATCGCTCGTAAATATATATAGTGAGGCCTTTCATCCATTATTGCATGTAAATATATACCTAATTCCATATGGATGTCAGGTAGCATAAATATCGATTCGCTTGCATATATATGGTAAGTATAACACTTAAATGACACAAAAGATAGTAATAAACTTCTTGTGACTCTGATAATAAATGTCATTATACCACAGTACCAAGGAGCCAAAATTTATTCCTCTGGCAGAGGCAATAATGAGCTTAGGCATGTCATATGAAGTTAACGATCTTCATATATGATTGAGCTCTATTGACCCTGTTTGGATTCCATGGCCATTTTTGAGCCCACCCCTTTTAGCCCCAAATAACCCAAAGAGGAGCCAAACAGATGGGCTATTTTAGGTCTATTTGCAAATAGCTCACCCTAAAAAACTATCCCTCTCTAAAAAACTAACACAAAGCCACAAAGGATACAGTTGTTTGAACTTCTCAAACACAGTAATATAGATAAAAGGACCACCATGATAGATACTTGATAGACTGATAGCTTGACTAGCAATGGAACATGGTTTTGAAGTTGTCAAGTCAGTAGCAGATAACCATTTCTGCCCACCTTATGCATGCCGCAACTTTCCTAATCGATACAAATACATAGTATACACTTCAAAATATGTACAGCTGAGGTGAAAATCAGCATTAGTAAATATGTATCTACACTACTACACCTAGGTGACAGGTCCTGAGGATTTCTGTTACGATTATTCTTGCATATTCCTAATTGATATTTCATAGAGGTTGTACCATTTCTTTTTTAAGTGGCAGTCGAGCTCACAGCCGCAACACTTGCACTTGGTTTTCATCAGTATGCATGCCTCCAATAAGGATCTTGTGGTAGTTGTCCCATACATCAGATCTTGGTGCCAtagccttcctcttcctcactTCCTTCTTCTCATCCTGGACCTTCTGCTGCTCATTCACCACTGCATTCTTGTCCTGGTTCTGCTCCCCATTCTTTCTTTGTCTTTAGCATCTACAACACCATATGTATCCCCCATCTACTGATCCAGCAAAATCAAATGGAATCGATCAGCAAATGGCGCATAGCCAAATCACTAAAATGGAGAGAAAACATAGGGAAAAGCAAAGGGAACTTACGTTGGAGTGCTCAATTGGCGCCGCCATTGTACCAGTAGAATTTCTTTCATTGAGGAAACAGTCTGCAAATTAAATGTCCAATTGATACAAACTGTTACTAAGAACAGTAAACACAAATATCACAAGTCCCTTTGAACCTAGCCAGCTGCCCTCCAAGAAAAGCCCTCTTTCACTGAAGGAAGCCAAAGTCTTGCGACTCATCTCAAATCTTGAATACAAACAATTAAAAACATGAAACCACCAAAACATAGAAGTAGTAGAAAAATGAAACACGCAACGGGAAACACAGTAAGTTACCTCTAAGAAAATCCTATAAAACCATAATCTAATATATATGCATGAATCCATACTCTGAAAGGATGAGCGACATAAGAATCCATCTAATTTTATATTGAACTTTGAAGATTATATAACCTATAAAAAATTCGAAAAGAATGAAACCATTGGCAATGTCATGTTTAAGCTCATTCCCTAACTTGTTCGCTAATTCCGTTATGTCCCTCCCTAGCACATACACTTCATTAGGATTTCACACCCTCTGGGATTGATTTAGCTCCATTGAGACATCACACCTGTGTGGAAGAAGCGCAGATAATagcaaaacatgagtgtagCATGCCAATATATGTCCAGCTTGGTGCTCTTAAAAAATGTTTAATTTAAGTATTGTTCAAAATAGAATATCAACACCAAGTTAAATAATACTCTCTCCATTACAAATTGTaggtcatttgacttttttgaccctAATTTGACCACTTGTCTTATTCGAAAGTTTGtgtaaaatatcacttcttttattgtggattgctttatcaatacaagatattcaagaatgacttaaatttggctatgtttgcacaaattttttgaatcgAACGAGCGGTCAAACTTAAGGTAAAAAAGTCAAATgaactacaatttggaacggaggtagTATATATTTGCCGTAACTGCTTTTTATATGATTGTTGTTTTTTTACCGATCCCCATCTTGTTATTTTGTAtagtttataattttttattgaaATAATGGCATACCGTCACATGTACTTTAGTTATTTCTTAATAACAATATATATTTCACTCAACTGATAGTTCCACCATGCTAAGAAACTTGTTATACATTTTGGCTTCTCTGAATGAGGCATTACTTAACTGTGCTTTTCACATTCAATAGTTCTGGCAAAGGGAGGCAGCAAGCTTGAGACAACAACTGCAGAACTTGCAAGAGAATCATCGGTATGGCAAGAAAACCCTGCAAGTTTTACATATACATGAATCAGAAATTTTTCTTAACATAAAAGTATCGATATAGGAAACATCAGCATGAACATAGATGCATCATTTCtgaataaaaaataaacatGTATGTTTCAACTCAATGAAGAAAATCCATTCTGATGtttgtttcaaaaaatatatagaAGTTTAAAAGAATAAGACCAATAATGATGTTGTATTCAACATGTAGAAAAAAATCAGTTCCTCATAGAATGTGCAATTGAAAACCCATAGTCTAGTTTGTAAAGGTAAAACTAGAAAGAaccgaataaaatatgccatgatATAGATCTTCCATATATCCTGGCGGATCAACCCAAGGAATGCAGGGTAACAAGAACACGTCCAACACCAAATTCGTTCAGTGTATGAAATAGTAAAATGGTAGATaacaataaatttagcaaacaATTGAGTTTACGGATGTGATATATGTTGTGAGCTTCTGACCCAATATAGTCCATGGTTCAAACAAATATCAGTTTTCACAAACAAGAGAAATGTAAAAGGGTGTAAAGATTTATGACTCATTTTTAACTCACTCAATTTCTAGCCAAAACAGCACTAACGCATACATACCCAAAGGCTGGATCCCTAAAAATAAATGCGATAAGGTCAAGTAATAGATATCAATTACATTGAAATAATTCAAACCCAAAGCACAACAATCGAGTAAAATGGTTTGATTGACTACAGGCAGTTGATGGGACAAGATCTTTCTGGACTGGGGGTTAAGGAACTTCAAAATCTAGAAAATCAACTAGAAATGAGCATTCGTTGCATCCGGACCAAAAAGGTAAGCATGCTAATGGTTTTTATCCTTTTCTAGATTGCCTCATCCAAAATATACAATTGAGGTTCAAGATTATTATTTTCAGGACCAACTCTTGGTTGATGAAATTCACGAACTGAATCGGAAGGTTCTGGAGCATTGCAATATTCATAGGAAATACAATATTTGAGTGGATTTTAGCAAGCTGATTTTGTATTAGCTCATTTGCAGGGAAGTCTCATTCAACAAGATAATATGGAATTATACAGAAAGGTCAATCTAATTCGTCAAGAAAATGTTGAATTATACAAAAAGGTATTTGATAAATCAATAAAGATAATTTCCTACGATATAGGACCCATCTGATGACTGATTGTAATGTATTTCTATATGAACAGCTCTACGAGAAAGAAGCAGCAGGTGAAATCAACCGTGATTCAACAGCACCATACAATTTTGCAGTTGTTGAGAATGACAATACTCCTATTCATCTTGAGCTTAATACTCTGCCACAAGAAAATACTATTGAGCAACCATCGCCTCCTAAATTAGGGTAACCCTACCTTTTCTGCATAGGACCTATTGACTTTGTTCTTAGTTCTTTAATGGTGTTTCAAATTATGACTAACTGAAAGCTTGCAGGTTACAACTAAATCCATGAAGACCTGCTGTATAACAATGCTTATGTTCTCATTGTCCTCGAAGGCTGCAACTCAAAGCAGCCAAAATCTGATTGGTTGTTAACGGGACTAAACACATAGCAACAAAGATAAAGTATGCATGCCATGGACGATTGGCAATGGTAGTGTATATCTTTCCCAATAAGATGCATTTTGTTGAAAAATGCAACAAATGGTCTGTCTTATAATTATTTCACACATTCTGCAAGTTTGTTCGACCAACATGAGCATATGACAATTACTTAGTTCCATATGAAGTtattgataaaaaaaaagatataaagTGTGTATTGAGAAAGTTGAAGTGCTGCTTTTAGTGTCTTGAATTGAAAGTTGTATATGCCAGAAGACCATAATGTCACTTTATCCATGTAGTCATTGTAGGATAAATAAGTACCATAAAAAGGATCGACATAAAATATGGATGTTTACTAAtcatatttttgtaattttcgaAAGGAGAATAATAGTTAGACATTCAGCCAGTTACAAAGAAAATAAATGGAAATGACGAGTTGCCATATGACAACTAGGAAAGTATTTGGAATACTGTGCTTACTTTGGGCAGTTagcaataatttttttatggaCACTCAGAAATCTATTTCATGTAGCTTGGAAAGAAAACTTTTTAATCATGGATACATCATCATTTACACGTAAAACCTATTGCTCATGCCATTTAGGCTCCTCATTTTGGTCAACTTGTGGTGGAAGCCTTTACTCGAGCCTATGATCTTAAACTCTCTAAAATACAATAGCTAGACAACTATAGCACAATACTTTTATCTCGGATCAGCAAAAATGCTTCTTGATAGATAAAACATTTTTTAACGTGTAGCCATATAGTGAAACTAGATTTTTTTAAGGCCAAGCCCTTATTTGTTGAGGGGAAACGAGTCCAATTTGAAGTTGTTTTGACTAGAATGTATAAACTGGACACACGGAAATGATGCCTAGATTTGTCTTATGTATTTTGATATGGCAATGATAAGTATATTTTCATATGTATATTACATTTCAAAGTTCATGCTTTAGTTGTGTTTCTTTTCCTGAGACATTGTCAATGTCCAAAACTGCACACTGGTGACAACAATGAATTGGAGGATTTACATGCACTGGTCAGCAAAGAGGAACATCCATAGGGTATGACTGCATATACCATTTCTAAATTATACTAAATCACAATCATGTAACTCAATCCATACTGTTCTAAACAGTATTCACGAATGTAAACAAATCGGCTCTTAATAAAGAGAAGTAAGGACTTGAATAGAAACTTGGATCTTTAGTTAATTTATAATACCATGAAACCAGAGTACCTCCACACAAATCATTTACATGTCAGCAAACTGCGAAAATATTAAGGTCTTTGATAAGATCTTGGTATCTTGAGTTCAGCTAAGATGAATTTGTAAAGCAATCCATACATGTACACACAAGTAATAACACAATTTTCAGATATATAACAGGAATAGAGATCAAGTAACTTATGAATTTTTCTTGCAAGGTATGCAGTTGTTGCCTCTAGCTTGCCGCCTCCACTTGCAGCAACTATATGAAAAGGGAGGAGAGAAAAATATCAGATTAAAAGCGTCCAGTCTagtatctttttcttttacaGTAGTGTTTGCTAACGCCATGAGCAGTAATAAAGTGCAACATGATCCAAAAAGAGTAGTTTAAAGTGCCAGATCCCAATATTTTATTTAGCATGTCTAAATTTTACACTAAGGTTAATggagttttttcattttttatattaAGGTTTTCTAAAAGTTGCTATCAAATAGTaaagaaaaaattagaaacCTTTCAATAAAAAGGAGATATTTACTTAGGCATCAAGCAGAAGAGAAAATCTTTAAAATAAAATGTTTGTATAAATTACTGCAAACTATATGTCTTTTGCGCTACTGCATAAATCTAAAATTGAACATGACACAGTGGTCCCAGATTCCAGAGGAACTTAGTATATTGGTAGGTTTCATCACTATTTCTGGTCTCAATTAACAACTATTAAAACAAGCGAATGAAGCATTCTCAATATACTAATAAACTGGATAACGAAGGCTATCCAACTATCAAAAAAAGTCTAATTTTCAGCCTTGAACTACAAAACCTGATAACGGAGGGCATCCA
This sequence is a window from Panicum virgatum strain AP13 chromosome 7K, P.virgatum_v5, whole genome shotgun sequence. Protein-coding genes within it:
- the LOC120642320 gene encoding MADS-box transcription factor 27-like codes for the protein MGRGKIVIRRIDNSTSRQVTFSKRRNGIFKKARELAILCDAEVGLVIFSSTGRLYEYASTSMKSVIDRYGRAKQEEQQLVANPNTELKFWQREAASLRQQLQNLQENHRQLMGQDLSGLGVKELQNLENQLEMSIRCIRTKKDQLLVDEIHELNRKGSLIQQDNMELYRKVNLIRQENVELYKKLYEKEAAGEINRDSTAPYNFAVVENDNTPIHLELNTLPQENTIEQPSPPKLGLQLNP